One window from the genome of Variovorax sp. PAMC26660 encodes:
- the tssK gene encoding type VI secretion system baseplate subunit TssK: MSWRTKVVWSEGMLLQPQHLQQSERHADHARHVLLRTTTPYAWGFAELEIDAAALTLGKLALVRAVGVFGDGTVFDMPAVDPLPEPIDIPSTMRDEAVVLALPLRRAGAREADAEDYEELVRHRVLESEVPDSNTAGERTAMLQLGQLHTRLMRAGEATDAWTTLGVARVVERRVDNQVQLERAMLPPLLDVAGHAVIRAWLDELLGLLRQRGEALAGRMTQGGTGGVAEIADFMLLQAVNRNEAIFAHLAKTALLHPQHFFEHALGLAGDLASFRDSRRVARFGPYIHDDLALSFRPVMDDLRRSLSMVFEQSAIRIELHDRKHGVRVAVVADVELQRNATFVLAVNAHMPSEALRARFPTQVKIGPVERIRDLVNLALPGVTLTPMPVAPRQIPFHSGANYFELETRNSDLWRQLEQSGGIAMHIAGDFPGLDLAFWAIRS; encoded by the coding sequence ATGAGTTGGCGAACAAAAGTGGTCTGGAGCGAGGGGATGCTGTTGCAGCCTCAGCACCTGCAGCAAAGCGAGCGCCATGCCGACCATGCGCGGCATGTGCTGTTGCGCACGACCACCCCCTACGCCTGGGGCTTTGCCGAGCTGGAGATCGACGCGGCCGCGCTCACGCTGGGCAAGCTCGCGCTGGTGCGCGCGGTCGGCGTGTTCGGCGACGGCACGGTGTTCGACATGCCGGCGGTCGATCCGCTGCCCGAGCCCATCGACATTCCATCCACCATGCGCGACGAAGCCGTGGTGCTGGCGCTGCCCTTGCGCCGCGCCGGTGCGCGCGAGGCCGATGCCGAAGACTATGAAGAGCTGGTGCGCCACCGCGTGCTCGAATCCGAAGTGCCCGACTCCAACACCGCCGGCGAGCGCACGGCGATGCTGCAACTGGGGCAGCTCCACACGCGCCTGATGCGCGCCGGCGAAGCCACCGACGCCTGGACCACGCTGGGCGTGGCGCGCGTGGTCGAGCGCCGCGTCGACAACCAGGTGCAGCTCGAACGCGCGATGCTGCCGCCGCTGCTCGATGTGGCGGGGCACGCCGTCATTCGCGCATGGCTCGACGAACTGCTGGGCCTGTTGCGCCAGCGCGGCGAAGCGCTCGCCGGCCGCATGACGCAGGGCGGCACCGGCGGCGTGGCCGAGATCGCCGACTTCATGCTGCTGCAGGCGGTCAATCGCAACGAGGCCATCTTCGCGCACCTCGCCAAGACCGCGCTGCTGCATCCGCAGCACTTCTTCGAGCATGCGCTCGGGCTGGCCGGCGATCTGGCGAGCTTTCGCGACTCGCGCCGCGTGGCGCGCTTCGGCCCCTACATCCACGACGACCTGGCGCTGAGCTTCCGCCCGGTGATGGACGATCTGCGCCGCAGCCTGTCGATGGTGTTCGAGCAGTCGGCCATCCGCATCGAACTGCACGACCGCAAGCACGGCGTGCGCGTGGCGGTGGTGGCCGACGTGGAGTTGCAGCGCAACGCGACCTTCGTGCTGGCGGTCAATGCGCACATGCCAAGCGAAGCCTTGCGCGCGCGCTTTCCCACGCAGGTGAAGATCGGCCCGGTCGAGCGCATCCGCGACCTCGTGAACCTCGCGCTGCCCGGCGTCACGCTGACGCCGATGCCGGTGGCGCCGCGCCAGATTCCCTTCCACTCGGGCGCCAACTACTTCGAGCTCGAAACGCGCAACAGCGACCTGTGGCGGCAGCTCGAACAGTCCGGTGGCATCGCAATGCACATCGCCGGCGATTTCCCGGGCCTCGACCTCGCGTTCTGGGCCATTCGTTCCTAG